The Flavobacterium johnsoniae UW101 genomic interval TCAAATTGCAGATTATCGCTGTTCCAGCCTTGTTCGTTTGCGTTTACATACGCCATTAGCTGTGATCCCGAACCAATTCTCGAAATAGCGGCTTTTTTGTTTTCTAAATCTTTTACAGTCTGGAAATCTGATTTTGCTGCTACGTGAATTCCCCAGATTAAAGGAGACTGAACGTAAATTTGAACAATTTTACTTGGATTTCCAGCGGTAATATCTTTTACAATTCCTTCGGTTAAAATTACGGCCATATCTGCTTCGCCGTCACGCAGCATCTGACACATTTTACCAGTGCCTTCAGGAACGTTTTTCCATTGCAAATCGATATTTTCTGCTTCAAATTCGCCATTTTCAATGCATAAATGCCATGGCAGATTGAAGTGCTCAGGAACACCTACAATTTTTACAGTTTTCATTATAGTTTGAGTTTAAGTTAAGTTTGGTATGCGTATTCTTAAGTTTGTTTGTTTAGTTTTTTAATAAATCGGCCCTGTGTTTATCGGAAAGACAAGGCTCAGCATATTGAATTGTGTCATTGGCTTCGTATTCATTTAAAATGCTTCTTACAATCGAATAATCAACGTCGCGAACCACTTCAACAGAAATAAAACTATCATTTAATCCTTCAGACAAACAATTTATTACCTTTAATTTTTCTCTGATTATTTCTTTATCGAAACCTTTTTCTAAAATGATAACCTGAACGATTGAATTTCCTGAATTTTCTATCGTTTCTTTGTAAACCAGACGTTTTTCATCTTCATCAAATTCGGCGTAAAATAAATCATCGGTCGCTATTAACGGCCCGAAGAATGGAATATTATCTAACTTAAAAAGTCCTTTTTCTAAATCAACAATTTCGGCCCACATGGTTTCTGAAACCGTTTCTTCTAAATAATCACTATAATATTTAAATAATATTTTTTTATGTGTTTCCTGCATTATTCTATTTCGCTTATTACAGCTTTTAATGGTGATATAATGATGCGATAACCGTCCGGATCCTGAATCATGGTTCCATTTTCGTTCCAAAAAGGATTAACTGCCGCTATCGTTTCAATATTTTGGTGTGAAATTTTCTTAATTAACTCGTTATAATCTAAAATGCTCTTAGGGTAAAGCACCGTAATGTCATCTTCGTCAAACGAATGTTTTGCTTTTGTATTAGATTGTGTAAATTCGAAATGCCAGTCAAGTCCTGATTTTCCAATAAAAATTCCGT includes:
- a CDS encoding DUF4265 domain-containing protein, producing MQETHKKILFKYYSDYLEETVSETMWAEIVDLEKGLFKLDNIPFFGPLIATDDLFYAEFDEDEKRLVYKETIENSGNSIVQVIILEKGFDKEIIREKLKVINCLSEGLNDSFISVEVVRDVDYSIVRSILNEYEANDTIQYAEPCLSDKHRADLLKN
- a CDS encoding VOC family protein; this encodes MFLRVARHTNDLKKIEDFYVNILGFELLGGFDNHNNYDGIFIGKSGLDWHFEFTQSNTKAKHSFDEDDITVLYPKSILDYNELIKKISHQNIETIAAVNPFWNENGTMIQDPDGYRIIISPLKAVISEIE